One genomic window of Desulfuromonas sp. AOP6 includes the following:
- a CDS encoding heavy metal translocating P-type ATPase, which yields MEGHSFPLAVKLLYVASAASGAWFVLPRALQAARRLRPDMNFLMVAAVIGALIIGEWFEAATVAFLFALSLLLEHWSVERARNAIGALLDLSPPTARYRSPEHGDLHEKPVEEVPLGAIVLIRPGEKIPLDGEVVKGESSVNQAPITGESMPVSKQPGDEVYAGTINLDGGLEVRTNRSASDTTLARIIRMVESAQSRRSRSQQWVDRFSTYYTPTMMFLAIAIAIALPLLANLSWSEGIYRGLVLLVIACPCALVISTPISNVSALTAAARNGVLIKGGLYLEMLGHLQSIALDKTGTLTQGMAEVQRVVTLNGHSERELLERAAALEAGSEHPLARAILRKAREVGIDVCPAEHFKAIPGKGGEGSIDGRLFWIGSHRMMHEKGQESPEIHARADEMEDAGHTVVAIGNDQHVCGLISIADSLRENVPQTIAAIKNAGVKRVVMLTGDNEGTARAIAAEAGIDEYHCELLPEDKVEAIGRLVREDKYVAMIGDGINDAPAMAAATIGIAMGAMGTDAALETADVALMSDDLSKLPWLIRHSRRTLRIIQQNIGFALGLKLVFIVLTLFGMASLWMAIAADTGATLLVVFNSLRLLRNAK from the coding sequence TTGGAAGGTCACTCATTTCCCCTCGCCGTGAAGCTGTTGTATGTCGCCTCCGCGGCCAGCGGCGCCTGGTTCGTCCTGCCCAGGGCTCTGCAGGCCGCTCGAAGGCTACGGCCGGACATGAACTTCCTGATGGTCGCGGCAGTCATCGGAGCACTCATTATCGGCGAGTGGTTCGAAGCGGCGACGGTCGCGTTCTTGTTCGCCCTCTCACTCTTGCTGGAGCACTGGAGCGTCGAGCGGGCCCGCAATGCCATCGGCGCACTCTTGGACCTGTCGCCGCCCACGGCCCGCTACCGCAGCCCGGAGCATGGGGATCTCCATGAAAAACCTGTGGAAGAGGTTCCGCTTGGGGCCATCGTCCTGATTCGCCCGGGAGAGAAGATTCCCTTGGACGGTGAGGTGGTCAAAGGCGAATCCTCGGTGAACCAGGCCCCGATCACCGGCGAGTCGATGCCGGTCTCCAAGCAGCCTGGAGATGAGGTCTACGCCGGCACCATCAATCTGGACGGGGGGTTGGAGGTTCGCACCAACCGGTCCGCCAGCGATACGACTCTGGCAAGAATTATCCGCATGGTCGAAAGTGCCCAGTCGCGCAGATCCCGCAGTCAGCAATGGGTTGATCGCTTCTCTACCTACTACACCCCCACAATGATGTTCCTGGCCATCGCCATTGCCATCGCACTGCCGCTGCTGGCGAACCTGTCCTGGTCGGAGGGCATTTATCGCGGCTTGGTGCTTCTGGTAATCGCCTGCCCCTGCGCGCTGGTGATTTCAACCCCGATCAGCAATGTCTCAGCCTTGACCGCCGCAGCCCGCAACGGTGTGCTGATCAAGGGCGGACTTTATCTGGAGATGTTGGGACATCTCCAGAGCATTGCCCTGGATAAGACGGGAACACTCACCCAAGGTATGGCGGAAGTTCAGCGCGTGGTGACGCTCAATGGACACAGCGAGCGGGAACTGCTGGAGCGGGCCGCGGCCCTGGAAGCCGGCAGCGAGCATCCCCTGGCCCGGGCCATTTTGCGCAAAGCCCGTGAAGTCGGCATCGATGTCTGCCCCGCCGAACATTTTAAGGCAATTCCCGGCAAAGGTGGCGAAGGGAGCATCGACGGCAGGTTGTTCTGGATCGGCAGTCACCGGATGATGCACGAGAAGGGCCAGGAGAGCCCGGAGATTCATGCCCGAGCCGATGAGATGGAAGATGCCGGACACACCGTGGTCGCCATTGGCAACGACCAGCATGTCTGCGGTCTGATCAGTATTGCCGACAGCCTGCGCGAGAACGTCCCGCAGACCATTGCGGCGATTAAAAACGCTGGGGTGAAGCGGGTCGTCATGCTCACCGGTGACAACGAGGGCACGGCCAGGGCCATCGCAGCGGAGGCTGGGATTGATGAGTACCACTGCGAACTCTTGCCCGAAGACAAGGTCGAGGCGATCGGGCGACTCGTCCGCGAGGACAAGTATGTGGCCATGATCGGCGACGGTATTAACGATGCCCCGGCGATGGCGGCGGCGACCATTGGTATCGCAATGGGCGCCATGGGAACCGATGCCGCTCTGGAAACGGCCGATGTGGCGCTGATGTCCGACGACCTGTCGAAACTGCCGTGGCTGATCCGACATTCCCGCCGGACTTTGCGCATCATCCAGCAAAACATAGGATTCGCTCTTGGGCTAAAGCTGGTGTTTATCGTCCTGACCCTGTTCGGCATGGCTTCGCTCTGGATGGCGATCGCTGCCGACACCGGGGCGACGCTGTTGGTGGTGTTTAATAGTCTAAGATTGCTGCGTAATGCGAAGTAA